A single Blastococcus colisei DNA region contains:
- a CDS encoding LLM class flavin-dependent oxidoreductase — protein MDRLRFGTFLAPFHPAGENPTLALQRDLELVEHLDRCGYDEAWIGEHHSAGTEIIASPEIFIAAAAERTRHIKLGTGVTSIAYHNPLWVAERMVLLDHLTRGRAMLGCGPGSLPTDSMMLGLTPTDTRELLEVDLDIIMRLLRGETVTAQTKTHNLVDARLHLRPYTQPCFDITVAAVASPTGPRMAGTHGIGLLSIGATLTKDGFDALAHHWNVVEERAAAHGQTVSRRDWRLVGLMHIAETREQAYADVQFGIETWFRYFQKTAAFPQMAVEGGDAKEMIDFINEAGIGAIGTVEDARAQVQRLWDQSGGFGAMLLLGHEWANPEATKRSWELIAQHVMPHFQGGAISHAQRTLDAKEYAMGKREGYAAAQMQAVATMTERYEKEKAGTA, from the coding sequence ATGGACCGTCTGCGCTTCGGCACCTTCCTGGCTCCCTTCCACCCCGCCGGCGAGAACCCGACGCTCGCCCTGCAACGGGACCTGGAACTGGTCGAGCACCTCGACCGCTGCGGCTACGACGAGGCCTGGATCGGCGAGCACCACTCGGCCGGGACGGAGATCATCGCCTCGCCGGAGATCTTCATCGCCGCGGCCGCCGAGCGCACCCGACACATCAAGCTCGGCACCGGCGTCACCTCGATCGCCTACCACAACCCGCTCTGGGTGGCCGAGCGGATGGTGCTGCTCGACCACCTCACCCGCGGGCGCGCGATGCTCGGCTGCGGCCCGGGCTCGCTGCCCACCGACTCGATGATGCTGGGCCTCACCCCCACCGACACCCGGGAGCTGCTCGAGGTCGACCTCGACATCATCATGCGGCTGCTGCGCGGCGAGACGGTGACCGCGCAGACGAAGACGCACAACCTGGTCGACGCCCGGTTGCACCTGCGCCCCTACACCCAGCCCTGCTTCGACATCACCGTCGCCGCGGTCGCTTCGCCCACCGGTCCGCGCATGGCCGGCACGCACGGGATCGGACTGCTCTCGATCGGCGCCACTCTCACCAAGGACGGCTTCGACGCCCTCGCCCACCACTGGAACGTCGTCGAGGAGCGGGCCGCCGCGCACGGCCAGACCGTCTCCCGCCGCGACTGGCGCCTGGTCGGCCTCATGCACATCGCCGAGACCCGCGAGCAGGCCTACGCCGACGTCCAGTTCGGCATCGAGACCTGGTTCCGCTACTTCCAGAAGACAGCTGCGTTCCCGCAGATGGCGGTCGAGGGCGGCGACGCCAAGGAGATGATCGACTTCATCAACGAGGCCGGCATCGGCGCCATCGGCACCGTCGAGGACGCCCGCGCCCAGGTCCAGCGACTGTGGGACCAGTCCGGCGGGTTCGGCGCCATGCTGCTCCTCGGTCACGAGTGGGCCAACCCGGAGGCGACGAAGCGCTCGTGGGAGCTGATCGCCCAGCACGTCATGCCGCACTTCCAGGGGGGCGCCATCAGCCACGCCCAGCGCACCCTCGACGCGAAGGAGTACGCGATGGGCAAGCGGGAGGGCTACGCGGCCGCGCAGATGCAGGCCGTCGCGACGATGACCGAACGCTACGAGAAGGAGAAGGCCGGCACCGCCTGA
- a CDS encoding flavin reductase family protein gives MSRPSGDDGLRDRFREVMAGVPTPVSVVTSLDGDRPHGTTVSAFVSLSMAPPMVLVALDRGSDLLAVVGRTDRFGLNILGSDQAALATAFARKGGSLKFAGVPWETADGVPRLLGARGFLGCTVAQPVDGGDHVVLLGDVRVADPGSGRPLTYYSRDFGTHVALDAVRP, from the coding sequence ATGAGCCGACCGTCCGGGGACGACGGCCTGCGCGACCGGTTCCGGGAGGTCATGGCGGGCGTGCCCACACCGGTCTCGGTGGTGACCAGCCTCGACGGCGACCGGCCGCACGGGACGACGGTGAGCGCGTTCGTCTCCCTGTCGATGGCCCCGCCCATGGTGCTCGTCGCACTGGACCGCGGATCGGACCTGCTCGCCGTCGTCGGCCGGACCGACCGCTTCGGGCTCAACATCCTGGGCAGCGACCAGGCGGCCCTGGCGACCGCCTTCGCCCGCAAGGGCGGCAGCCTGAAGTTCGCCGGGGTGCCGTGGGAGACCGCCGACGGCGTACCCCGGCTGCTCGGGGCGCGCGGTTTTCTCGGCTGCACGGTCGCGCAACCGGTCGACGGCGGCGACCACGTGGTGCTGCTCGGGGACGTGCGGGTCGCCGACCCGGGCTCGGGGCGACCGCTGACCTACTACTCCCGCGACTTCGGCACCCACGTCGCGCTCGACGCGGTCCGGCCGTGA
- a CDS encoding aldehyde dehydrogenase family protein — protein sequence MTKTVQNLIDGEWTGSPSFQRTNPARPGEVVVTAPSSSAADVDAALSAATAAQPGWAAMPPPARGAILMDAADILRSRHEEVARDLVAEEGKTLAEAKGEVRRAIDVLRYFGGQGWRAEGDVLPSATPGTTVVTRQEPLGVAGLITPWNFPIAIPAWKMAPALISGNAVVLKPAELTPLTASNLASALVEAGLPAGVLNVVHGRGSVAGDALARDPRVAALSFTGSTAVGLGLADVMNARRARVQLEMGGKNGYLVLDDADVATAASIVAAGGFGLTGQACTATSRVYCTPGVREAFTEALAKAAESMVVGDGLASGTTMGPVVSDAQLSKDLSAVSGAVSRGGRVAAGGTDVEGLAFRPTVVTDVRGDDPLVRDEVFGPVVAVLEVPDLDAGIAAINDSPYGLTAGICTSSLSASYEFAARAQVGVVKVNRPTAGLDLNVPFGGVKDSSTNTFREQGPRATDFYTWSKTVYLGHS from the coding sequence ATGACCAAGACCGTCCAGAACCTGATCGACGGCGAGTGGACCGGCTCGCCCTCCTTCCAGCGCACGAACCCGGCGCGGCCGGGCGAGGTCGTCGTCACCGCGCCGTCGTCGTCCGCGGCCGACGTGGACGCCGCCCTCTCGGCGGCCACCGCGGCCCAGCCCGGGTGGGCGGCGATGCCCCCGCCGGCGCGCGGCGCGATCCTGATGGACGCCGCCGACATCCTGCGTTCGCGGCACGAGGAGGTGGCCCGCGACCTCGTGGCCGAGGAGGGCAAGACGCTCGCCGAGGCCAAGGGCGAGGTGCGCCGGGCGATCGACGTGCTGCGCTACTTCGGCGGCCAGGGCTGGCGCGCCGAGGGCGACGTGCTGCCCAGCGCGACGCCGGGGACGACGGTGGTCACCCGGCAGGAGCCGCTCGGGGTGGCCGGCCTGATCACGCCGTGGAACTTCCCGATCGCGATCCCGGCCTGGAAGATGGCGCCCGCCCTGATCAGCGGGAACGCCGTCGTCCTGAAGCCCGCCGAGCTGACCCCGCTGACCGCGTCGAACCTGGCGTCGGCGCTGGTGGAGGCCGGGCTGCCGGCCGGCGTGCTGAACGTCGTCCACGGCCGCGGCTCGGTGGCCGGGGACGCCTTGGCTCGCGACCCGCGCGTCGCGGCCCTGTCGTTCACCGGCTCCACCGCCGTGGGCCTGGGCCTGGCCGACGTGATGAACGCCCGGCGGGCGCGGGTGCAGCTGGAGATGGGCGGCAAGAACGGCTACCTGGTGCTCGACGACGCCGACGTCGCCACGGCGGCATCGATCGTCGCCGCCGGTGGCTTCGGGCTGACCGGGCAGGCGTGCACCGCCACCTCGCGGGTGTACTGCACCCCGGGCGTGCGGGAGGCGTTCACCGAGGCGCTGGCCAAGGCCGCCGAGAGCATGGTCGTCGGCGACGGGCTGGCGTCGGGCACCACGATGGGCCCGGTCGTGAGCGACGCCCAGCTGTCGAAGGACCTGTCGGCGGTGTCGGGTGCGGTGTCCCGCGGTGGCCGCGTGGCGGCCGGCGGCACCGACGTCGAGGGCCTGGCCTTCCGGCCGACCGTGGTGACCGACGTGCGCGGCGACGACCCGCTGGTGCGGGACGAGGTGTTCGGCCCGGTCGTGGCGGTGCTGGAGGTGCCCGACCTGGACGCCGGCATCGCGGCGATCAACGACTCGCCGTACGGGCTGACGGCGGGCATCTGCACCTCGTCGCTGTCGGCCTCCTACGAGTTCGCGGCGCGGGCGCAGGTCGGCGTCGTGAAGGTGAACCGGCCGACCGCCGGCCTGGACCTGAACGTGCCCTTCGGCGGGGTCAAGGACTCCTCGACGAACACGTTCCGGGAGCAGGGGCCGCGGGCGACGGACTTCTACACCTGGTCCAAGACCGTGTACCTGGGTCATTCGTGA
- the add gene encoding adenosine deaminase codes for MPTRTLSSADLVALPKAELHLHLEGAIRPETARELADRYDLPLPRTGRFTDLGEFVVAYEQARDLIGSLEDLRRVAAEILTTARENGVVWTEVHLIPPTYAGRLGPDEAVVEAVLDGLASAAGPDAAAGLIIGVNRMLPVADADRSLSLALAYRDRGVVGLGLAADEARFPASLFEDVFGRAADAGLPAVPHAGEGAGAGSVRTCVERLGARRINHGIRAAEDPAVVDLLLERGVSLDVCPTSNVELQIVPDLASHPLPRLIESGVPVSLNTDCPLFLGATTVGEYALASSAFGLEPDALAAIARTSLVTSSCPADRRERALAGVADWRPTG; via the coding sequence GTGCCGACCCGGACGCTGTCGTCGGCCGACCTGGTCGCGCTGCCGAAGGCGGAGCTGCACCTGCACCTCGAGGGGGCGATCCGGCCGGAGACGGCGCGGGAGCTGGCCGACCGGTACGACCTGCCGCTGCCGCGCACCGGCCGGTTCACCGACCTGGGCGAGTTCGTGGTGGCCTACGAGCAGGCGCGCGACCTGATCGGCTCGCTGGAGGATCTCCGGCGGGTGGCCGCCGAGATCCTGACCACCGCCCGGGAGAACGGCGTCGTGTGGACCGAGGTGCACCTCATCCCGCCGACGTACGCCGGCCGGCTGGGGCCGGACGAGGCGGTGGTCGAGGCGGTGCTGGACGGCCTGGCCTCGGCCGCCGGCCCCGACGCCGCCGCCGGGCTGATCATCGGCGTGAACCGGATGCTCCCGGTCGCCGACGCCGACCGGTCGCTGTCGCTGGCCCTGGCCTACCGCGACCGGGGCGTCGTGGGGCTGGGGCTGGCCGCGGACGAGGCCCGTTTCCCGGCCTCGCTCTTCGAGGACGTGTTCGGCCGGGCGGCGGACGCCGGGTTGCCGGCGGTGCCGCACGCCGGTGAGGGCGCCGGCGCCGGCAGCGTGCGGACCTGCGTGGAACGCCTGGGTGCGCGCCGGATCAACCACGGCATCCGGGCGGCGGAGGACCCGGCGGTGGTCGACCTGCTGCTCGAGCGCGGCGTCTCGCTGGACGTCTGCCCGACGTCGAACGTCGAGCTGCAGATCGTGCCCGATCTGGCGTCGCATCCGCTGCCCCGGTTGATCGAGTCCGGGGTGCCGGTGTCGCTCAACACCGACTGCCCGTTGTTCCTGGGGGCGACGACGGTGGGGGAGTACGCGCTGGCGTCGTCGGCGTTCGGCCTGGAGCCGGACGCCCTCGCCGCGATCGCGCGGACGTCGCTGGTCACGAGCTCGTGCCCGGCCGACCGTCGTGAGCGCGCGCTGGCCGGCGTGGCGGACTGGCGTCCGACAGGCTGA
- a CDS encoding bifunctional 3,4-dihydroxy-2-butanone-4-phosphate synthase/GTP cyclohydrolase II → MVQSAVAALADGGLVVVIDDADREDEGDLVVAAELVSPDQMAFLVRHTTGIVCVPMPAARADDLRLPLMVADNTDLHETAFTVSVDAVGTGTGVSADDRTATARALADPATRPRDLRRPGHVFPLRARAGGVLRRAGHTEAAVDLLTMAGLSGVGVISEIVADDGSMRRGPDLRAFADEHGLPVLAVADLVRHRRSSERLVEPVAGSAMPTAFGDFRAVAYRSTLDDVEHLALVMGDVAAAGRSEAGVLVRVHSECLTGDILGSLRCDCGAQLEQALRAIAAEGCGVVVYLRGHEGRGIGLGHKIRAYALQELGLDTVDANIAQGLPVDSRSYGVGARILGDLGVQRLRLITNNPAKYGGLDGHGLQIIGRVALPTVPTPHNVRYLRTKQDRLGHTVLVGPDAVDTT, encoded by the coding sequence GTGGTGCAGTCCGCTGTCGCCGCGCTCGCCGACGGCGGGCTGGTCGTGGTGATCGACGACGCCGACCGGGAGGACGAGGGCGATCTCGTCGTCGCCGCGGAGCTGGTCAGCCCCGACCAGATGGCCTTCCTCGTGCGGCACACCACGGGCATCGTCTGCGTGCCCATGCCGGCCGCCCGCGCCGACGACCTGCGGCTGCCGTTGATGGTCGCCGACAACACCGACCTGCACGAGACCGCGTTCACCGTCAGCGTGGACGCGGTCGGCACCGGCACGGGCGTGTCGGCGGACGACCGGACGGCGACCGCGCGGGCGCTGGCCGACCCGGCCACCCGCCCCCGTGACCTGCGACGGCCCGGCCACGTCTTCCCGCTGCGCGCCCGCGCCGGTGGAGTGCTGCGGCGGGCCGGGCACACCGAGGCCGCCGTCGACCTGCTGACGATGGCGGGCCTGTCGGGGGTCGGCGTGATCAGCGAGATCGTGGCCGACGACGGCTCGATGCGCCGCGGCCCGGACCTGCGCGCCTTCGCCGACGAGCACGGGCTGCCGGTGCTGGCCGTCGCCGACCTGGTCCGCCACCGGAGGTCCAGCGAGCGCCTGGTGGAGCCGGTCGCGGGCTCGGCCATGCCGACCGCCTTCGGCGACTTCCGGGCCGTCGCCTACCGCAGCACGCTGGACGACGTGGAGCACCTGGCGCTGGTCATGGGCGACGTCGCTGCCGCCGGCCGGTCGGAGGCCGGGGTACTGGTGCGGGTGCACTCCGAGTGCCTCACCGGCGACATCCTGGGATCGCTGCGCTGCGACTGCGGGGCGCAGTTGGAGCAGGCGCTGCGCGCGATCGCCGCCGAGGGCTGCGGCGTCGTGGTCTACCTGCGCGGCCACGAGGGACGGGGCATCGGACTGGGACACAAGATCCGTGCGTACGCGCTGCAGGAACTGGGCCTGGACACCGTCGACGCCAACATCGCGCAGGGGCTGCCGGTCGACTCGCGCAGCTACGGCGTGGGCGCCCGGATCCTCGGCGACCTCGGGGTCCAGCGGCTCCGCCTGATCACCAACAATCCCGCCAAGTACGGCGGGCTCGACGGGCACGGACTGCAGATCATCGGCCGGGTGGCCCTGCCCACCGTCCCGACACCGCACAACGTTCGTTATCTCCGGACCAAGCAGGACCGCCTGGGCCACACGGTGCTCGTCGGCCCGGACGCCGTCGACACGACCTGA